A region from the Cyprinus carpio isolate SPL01 chromosome A8, ASM1834038v1, whole genome shotgun sequence genome encodes:
- the LOC109053621 gene encoding mucin-2: MAPAVLLIGCLLATISCLTTAQTTTSINASPASPNATDMSDNATNVLPNATSATTILPNGANTSPSTTMLPSATNTAPNTTNMVPNTDTMLPNITNMAPNTDTMAPNTTNTVPNTATMAPNTTNTTPNTATMAPNTTNTTPNTATMAPNATNTLPNATNMLQNATNTPPNATNMPPNTATMAPNGSTTSTNATTTNATTPQAPLYGSCASPDLCCSGLNNSCHRGNCFCDVACLRLRDCCPDFKPTCLTVKNSTNSTNTLPLTGRCSHPTLCCSGTDYSCFRGCFCDETCKQLNDCCPDLNSTCNFTTPTTAPPVNSTTVPPFNSTKPPPFNSTTVPPFNSTKPPPFNSTKPPPFNSTKSPSFNSTKAPPVNSTTAPPKDVLTILTNLEVEVLAEESSTEEERQAALLQVASLVENYLRGNYNDINSFEVTRIESLSPCD, translated from the exons ATGGCTCCCGCTGTTTTACTCATCGGCTGTCTGCTCGCCACAATCAGCTGCTTAACCACAG CTCAGACTACCACATCAATTAATGCTTCTCCTGCATCCCCTAATGCAACTGACATGTCGGACAACGCAACTAATGTATTACCTAATGCAACTAGTGCAACTACCATTTTGCCCAACGGGGCTAACACATCACCTAGCACCACCATGTTGCCCAGCGCAACCAACACGGCGCCCAACACAACCAACATGGTGCCCAACACAGACACCATGTTGCCCAACATAACCAACATGGCACCCAACACAGACACCATGGCGCCCAACACAACCAACACGGTGCCCAACACAGCCACCATGGCGCCTAACACAACCAACACAACGCCCAACACAGCCACCATGGCGCCCAACACAACCAACACAACGCCCAACACAGCCACCATGGCGCCCAATGCAACCAACACGTTGCCCAACGCAACCAACATGCTGCAAAATGCAACCAACACACCGCCAAACGCAACCAACATGCCGCCCAACACAGCCACCATGGCGCCTAATGGATCTACTACATCAACTAATGCGACTACAACGAATGCAACAACTCCTCAGGCTCCATTgt atggaagTTGTGCGAGTCCAGATCTGTGCTGCTCTGGACTGAATAACAGCTGTCATCGCGGaaattgtttttgtgatgttgCTTGTCTGAGATTACGTGACTGCTGCCCTGATTTCAAACCCACATGCCTCACAG TGAAAAACAGCACAAACAGCACCAACACTTTGCCACTAACAG GGAGGTGTTCACATCCGACTCTGTGCTGCAGTGGCACAGACTACAGCTGTTTCAGAGGCTGTTTCTGTGATGAGACCTGCAAACAGCTCAACGACTGCTGTCCCGACCTCAACAGCACCTGCA ATTTCACTACCCCAACTACAGCTCCACCCGTCAACTCCACTACAGTTCCACCCTTCAACTCCACTAAACCTCCTCCCTTCAACTCCACTACAGTTCCACCCTTCAACTCCACTAAACCTCCACCCTTCAACTCCACTAAACCTCCTCCCTTCAACTCCACTAAATCTCCTTCCTTCAACTCCACTAAAGCTCCACCCGTCAACTCCACTACAGCTCCACCTAAAG ATGTTCTGACGATACTCACTAATCTGGAGGTGGAGGTTTTGGCCGAGGAGTCGTCCACTGAAGAAGAGCGTCAGGCTGCACTGCTTCAG gttgCCTCTTTAGTGGAGAATTACTTAAGAGGGAATTATAATGACATCAACTCTTTTGAGGTCACAAGAATTGAGTCACTGTCACCGTGTGATTGA